AAGTGAACCTTTTCATTGTGCTATagcaattgaggaaattgacGTCTGCATGCAGACTATATAACTGGGTTAACCCAGTTATATAATGGGTTAACATTAATTATTGTCATAATAATTGACTTTAGTGCTCTTAAATCTGgcaatgattattttttgatTATAGCTAAGAACATTGCTCTTTCTATTGATATTCCAAGAAAACCCATTCATCAATCGCAAAACCGGACCAACGCATTACACGAAAGTGGTTATAAACAtgaggaaaatgaaaagaaatgaaaactttaacttttttttgcatacacAAGATCAGGTTGACATGGTTTCTTATTATGTGTTCAAATACTAACTAGTTTACGATACATTGAGAATTGAACTTCATGTGTACACAAAGGAAGTGAAGAATTTTATTATACAGCCATAACCCGTATGCCACCGAATTACTTACTCTTGTGTGAGAGGATCgcgaaatttttttctctgttgaaCAGGTCGAGGTTGGCTTGCGAAAGTGTACGTTCTTGTTCCATCACCTTTTTGGGCGAGAACTGTTGCCATATTCGATGAACAGGACGTTTAATCTAGGCTGTGATCTTACGAGATTTACAATGCCGATTTTAACGGAGTAACCTGACAAAGACCGATGCTAAGGATCACTTTCTTCACCTAAACAACATGGCGTTGCCAATGAATCTGTTTGGAGGGAAGCAACGTCACCGTTTCCATGGTAATAACAAGGCCTCGATATAAAATATAACAACGTTTTTGATTAGCTGTAGTGAGAATTCAtataagccaataaaaatcaaGTTTACACTTATTTGGAATATGGCGGACCCGAGCCATGAACTTGATCACCCAGAAATTCTCTCGAAAGAAAGGCTGATTGATATCTTGCGCGAGCGCTGCATACATTTTGAGGATCTTTTAAACTTAGAGAAAAGTGATCTTGTCGAACTATTCTACAAGCATGTCACACCAAAACCTCAGCGACCTCAGCAACTTCGACGGGCGAGGCGCAAAAGCACAATTATTCACTCAAATAGACGGTGAGAATAACTACAGATCatactgtttttatttttcgttgatAAGAATTTGATCTTATGTAATTTCAACGAGCTACATTGCAATCGTTTTGCAATCgttttgtaatctttttgTCCTCTGTGTTTCAGGAAATCAGTGGAATCATTGGATGTTCCTAATGGCAAAATAGCAAGAATAGTACCTGAGGGCGtcattaaaacaaacaagaacacaCCATCGGTGGATTCGATAAACACGAACACCGATACAGTAGCCATAAATTGTGCAACTTCACCAATTCAATCCCCCAGATCACACTCTAATCGCAACACAATAACGAAGTCGAAAGTTGTTAAATTAAACAGGAAAACGCTAGGACTCAACTTGAACAACTCGCAGCAGGTGATAATATGCGTTTCTGTTTTGATGGCGATTGTTGCAATTATTGt
This sequence is a window from Acropora palmata chromosome 6, jaAcrPala1.3, whole genome shotgun sequence. Protein-coding genes within it:
- the LOC141885303 gene encoding uncharacterized protein LOC141885303 — translated: MADPSHELDHPEILSKERLIDILRERCIHFEDLLNLEKSDLVELFYKHVTPKPQRPQQLRRARRKSTIIHSNRRKSVESLDVPNGKIARIVPEGVIKTNKNTPSVDSINTNTDTVAINCATSPIQSPRSHSNRNTITKSKVVKLNRKTLGLNLNNSQQETSSSIASSELISDDKMDIERDSRKRKFEKVAVTWP